One region of Miscanthus floridulus cultivar M001 chromosome 19, ASM1932011v1, whole genome shotgun sequence genomic DNA includes:
- the LOC136528384 gene encoding transcription initiation factor TFIID subunit 14b-like, whose amino-acid sequence MSTQNKRLKDVEISFPIVYGTISFWLGKKASEYNSHKWTVYVRSANNEDLSVIVKRVVFQLHPSFQNPTRVVEQPPFEVSESGWGEFEIAITLYFHSDVCDKRLDLFHQLKLYPEEEAGPQSTKKPVVVETYDEIVFPEPTEAFVQRVQNHPAANVPRLPPGITLTPPGTMEIVPYEKKRGDTKDHPLSQWFSNFSEADELLKLAAARQQVQAHIAKLRRQLTMIEGMPQQSKAFSVPGQQYRHI is encoded by the exons ATGAGCACCCAA AATAAAAGGCTCAAGGATGTGGAGATCAGTTTCCCTATCGTCTATGGAACCATTTCTTTCTGGCTCGGTAAAAAGGCCAGCGA GTACAACTCCCACAAGTGGACTGTATATGTCCGTTCTGCAAACAATGAAGATCTGAGTGTCATAGTTAAGCGTGTGGTGTTTCAGCTTCACCCAAGTTTCCAAAACCCAACAAGAGTCGTGGAGCAACCACCTTTTGAGGTGTCTGAATCGGGATGGGGAGAGTTTGAGATAGCAATAACCCTTTATTTCCACAGTGATGTCTGCGACAAGCGCTTGGATCT GTTCCATCAGCTTAAGCTGTATCCAGAAGAAGAAGCTGGACCTCAATCAACCAAAAAGCCTGTTGTCGTGGAAACATACGATGAGATTGTCTTCCCCGAGCCTACAGAGGCCTTTGTCCAACGTGTGCAGAATCATCCAGCAGCTAATGTGCCCAGGCTTCCTCCTGGTATAACCCTGACTCCCCCGG GCACTATGGAAATTGTCCCATATGAAAAGAAGCGTGGTGACACTAAGGATCATCCTTTGAGTCAGTGGTTCTCGAATTTCTCTGAAGCTGATGAGCTGTTGAAACTAGCTGCAGCTCGGCAACAG GTGCAGGCTCACATAGCCAAGCTGAGAAGGCAGTTAACCATGATAGAAGGAATGCCCCAGCAATCGAAAGCCTTTTCTG TCCCTGGACAGCAGTATAGACACATCTAA
- the LOC136529200 gene encoding protein SMALL AUXIN UP-REGULATED RNA 16-like — translation MAIKKGGAAASGLKQILRRCSSLGRRQQQQHSGEEDYNEEEDEAMGLPSDVPRGHFAVYVGELRRRFVVPIALLDRPEFRSLLRRAEEEFGFAGAGAGGILVLPCEEVAFRSLTSALACAGGAR, via the coding sequence ATGGCGATCAAGAagggcggcgcggcggcgtcgGGGCTGAAGCAGATCCTGAGGCGGTGCTCGAGCCTGGGCcggcgccagcagcagcagcacagcgGAGAGGAGGACTacaacgaggaggaggacgaggccatGGGGCTGCCGTCCGACGTGCCGCGCGGCCACTTCGCGGTGTACGTGGGCGAGCTGCGGCGCCGGTTCGTGGTGCCCATCGCGCTGCTGGACCGCCCCGAGTTCCGGTCCCTGCTGCGGCGCGCCGAGGAGGAGTTCGGGTTcgcgggcgccggcgccggcggcatcCTCGTCCTCCCCTGCGAGGAGGTCGCCTTCCGCTCCCTCACCTCCGCGCTCGCCTGCGCCGGCGGCGCCCGGTGA